A genomic stretch from Coffea arabica cultivar ET-39 chromosome 10c, Coffea Arabica ET-39 HiFi, whole genome shotgun sequence includes:
- the LOC113713972 gene encoding putative disease resistance RPP13-like protein 1, with translation MGRLKSLQVLSNFVVGKNSGSTIEELGKLPMLRGKLFLSRLKNVSAGRDAYMANMKGKKHLEKLTLKWNGDTNESQVAKDVLDKLQSRSNLKRLKIDGYCRTSFPNWLGNPSFSHLESLSISSCENCYILPALGQLQALQSLEINGLSKISTLPALGQLWSRKLLELVGMVFYRELGIIDCPKLIGELPRQLSSLQRLEIGGCHKLVLPNGQLGIFQGDVKQFSSLSVLKISWMENLKELCRELNKLASPEYLEIYNCGSILPSPMSYLPASLKTLVCGTCRNLELESETWQSGSLESLGLNGCRSLKALSLGSFHMLKHLRINLMPKN, from the exons ATGGGTAGACTAAAAAGCCTTCAAGTTTTGAGTAATTTTGTGGTAGGTAAAAATAGTGGTTCGACAATTGAGGAGTTGGGCAAGCTTCCTATGCTTCGTGGTAAGCTATTCCTTTCAAGGCTTAAAAATGTTTCTGCTGGTAGAGATGCATACATGGCAAACATGAAGGGCAAGAAACACCTTGAAAAGCTAACTTTGAAGTGGAATGGTGATACTAATGAATCACAAGTTGCAAAGGATGTGCTTGATAAACTCCAATCTCGTTCGAATTTAAAGCGTCTAAAGATCGACGGATATTGCCGGACAAGCTTTCCAAATTGGTTAGGAAACCCTTCATTTTCCCATTTGGAATCCTTGAGTATATCCAGCTGTGAAAATTGCTATATCTTGCCTGCACTTGGTCAACTACAGGCCTTGCAGTCACTTGAAATAAATGGACTGAGTAAGATATCAACCTTGCCTGCACTTGGACAGCTATGGTCCCGGAAATTACTTGAACTTGTTGGAATGG TTTTCTATAGAGAGCTTGGTATAATTGATTGTCCCAAGCTGATTGGAGAACTTCCCAGACAACTTTCATCACTGCAAAGGCTTGAGATAGGTGGTTGCCACAAACTTGTGCTTCCCAATGGTCAATTGGGTATATTCCAGGGAGACGTTAAACAATTCTCATCTCTTTCCGTATTAAAGATTTCATGGATGGAGAATTTGAAGGAGCTGTGCCGAGAGCTCAACAAGTTAGCCAGTCCTGAATATTTGGAGATATATAACTGTGGGTCTATATTACCTTCTCCCATGAGTTACCTACCCGCCTCACTAAAAACACTTGTATGTGGTACTTGCCGCAATCTGGAATTAGAGAGTGAAACCTGGCAAAGTGGGAGCCTGGAGTCTTTGGGATTAAATGGGTGCCGCTCTCTCAAAGCTCTGTCATTAGGCTCCTTTCATATGCTGAAACATCTCCGCATAAACTTAATGCCAAAGAATTGA